TGCTTTTAAGTAGTGACTTTACTAGAGGCAACAAGTCTACACAGCAGCCAAGTGAGatatattgtttttcttcctgtaaactaaaataaataccaAGTTATAAAAATATGGATGGGCCATAATTTGACCTCCTTTaatcttactttttttctgaaaaatattgtttttaccAATTGGTGAGCACAGGAAGGCAATCTACCACAACGCCAAGATCTTCTATCCTGAGAGTATAAAAAGAATAGCATTGCCTTAGAGAGCTGATTTCCTTATTTACTTTCATATTATGATTATTCACACTGCATTtgagaaattcattcatttaataatgtCAGTATCTACAATGAGTCAGGTCTGTGGATACAGCAATGAAAAATGACACAGGGCTTGTATTCCAGTGTGTGAGCAagtgtgggggttggggggtggggtagAGACAGGTAATAAACAAATAACTAGACCTAAGACATATAGAGCAAGTTGAtgtaagtgctatggagaaaaataaaacaggaaagggAAATAGGGAGTGGAGtaataggtattttaaaataaggtggTCAAAGAAGGCTTCCCTAAGGTAACATTTGAGAGACTTGAATACAATGAGGAAAGTAATGCTTCAAATTCCCACTCAAAAGggatgtttactttttatttttattaaaaaattttttttcaagaaacggggtctcattctgttgcccaggctggaatgtaggtgcataatcacagctcactacaactcctgggttcaagcgatcctcccaagtACCTGCGACCACAAGCAcgcatcactgtgcctggctaattatttttattttttgtagagatggagtcttgctatgttgctcagtctctcactcctgggctcaagtgactctctcacctcagcctccccaaatgctgggatatAGGCAAGAactgccacacctggcctcaaaagGGATTTTTAGAAGGTTAGTTTTCCCATATTGTTATCTCTTAGTTTTACAGGTAAGAATGGCAGTCAGAAAAGGTAACAGGTTTGTTCAATCTGATAAAACactgttttctgtattttggTTACTCTTAGATGGGTGACGAATGTAACGTAAGCCACACTGTCTCTACTGAAGCTACGTATAGGCAGTTTAGAATAATGAAGAAggttcacttgagctcaggagtttgagaccagcctgggaaacatgatgcCTCATGTcttccaaaaattttttaaaaaattagccaggtgtgctgatGTGCGCCTGtactcagctactcgggaagctgaggtgggagggctgcttgagcccagcaggttgaggctgcagtgagccatgattgtactactgcactccaacctggatgacaaagcaagaccttgtctcagaaaaaaagtgattgaacagccgggcgcggtggctcacgcctgtaatcccagcactttgggaggccgaggcgggcggatcacaaggtcaggagatcgagaccacggtgaaaccccgtctctactaaaaatacaaaatattagccgggcgcggttgtgggcgcctgtagtcccagctactcgggaggctgaggcaggagaatggcgtgaacccgggaggcggagcttgcagtgagccgagatcgcgccactgcactccagcctgggcgacggagcgagactccgtctcaaaaaaaaaaaaaaaaaaaaaaaaaaaaaaaaaaaaaaaaaaagtgattgaaCAAAGAGGATAAAACGTCACACTTACCTCAACAAATAAGCTACAAGTTCACTTATACTTCTCTTTCTCCAGAAAGTTAAAGCTACATTCAATCTCATATTCCTGCTGAACAAAACTTGGGCCATTGTTTCATGGTCCTGAGAAACCTGAAAGGCAATAATCTGATTTGTTAAAAAGCATACTGAAACAGGGTATGAAACTATTGCTTTATTAAATCGTTCTGGTAGATACAGTTAAATATTATGCAAAGGTAACTCCTTTTACTGGCCCACTAAAGGGAATACTGCAGTTGACCATAGTAAACAAATGATCTGAACAAATTTAAGACCCGTTTATACTTTTTACTAGCTACCGTTTTTCTTTTACAACCcaataatttgtaaaattatttttagctgaCCTATAAACTAGGACTTAATTTATAAcatggataaaagaaaaatgtaaacatataggCTAGTCATTACCAAATGAATGGCATGAGAATCACAAAAACTCAGTTTTTGACAAGTGTTGTAGTATCAtttaaatttatctatttattgttAGGTAATGAAGTGTCATTTTCCTGTTCTAATGTGTTTAACACAGAACTATGTAAGATAAAAAGTAAATACTCTCTACCTGCCCACAAAAACATCCAATATCCCTCTGCAGAAATAATCACTTAACAGACTGATATGTATCTTTCCTGACTATTTTCTAGACAAAGACAAACTAAGTACACATATAACTACTCTGAAAAAGTCattatcaggccgggcgcggtggctcaagcctgtaatcccagcactttgggaggccgaggcgggcggatcacaaggtcaggagatcgagaccacagtgaaaccccgtctctactaaaaatacaaaaaattagccgggcgcggtggcgggcgcctgtagtcccagctactcaggaggctgaggcaggagaatggcgggaacccgggaggcggagcttgcagtgagccgagatcgcgccactgcactccagcctgggcaacagcgtgagactccgtctcaaaaaaaaaaaaaagtcattatctATATTGTTCAAAACCTTTTTTACCTATAATATATGAACATTTTTCAATGTCAAAACATAGATCAAgcttgtttttggagacagggtcttgctctgttgcccaggctggagtgcagtggtgtaatctcagctcactgcagcctccacctccaggctcaagtgattctcctgcttcagcctccctgagtagctgggattataggcacccaccacaacactcaactaatttttctatttttagtagagatggggttttgccatgttggccaagctagtcttgaactcctgacctcacatgatctgcccaccttggcctcccaagtgctgggattacaggcatgagccactccaccaGGCCCAACTTCACTTTTAAAGAACAACAGCATAGCCTGGCACAGTGCTGTgtgcctacagtcctagctactcgggaagctgaggtgggagaaccacttgagctcaggagtttgagtccagcctgggaaagacagtgagacagtgagacctcatctcttaaaaacaacaacaacaacaaaaaacagcagcATATTCTCTAGTCtttatataccataatttatttagattCTGGTTTTTACCTATCAAAACTATGCATCAGTGGACATCctgatatatgtaaatatatgcacTTGTACAGATacttttgttaaaattaattttacaattGGAACAGTTAGGTCAAtggttatatgtattttaacttGGCTAAGATGCTATGGTATCACTTTCAGATTTAGGTTTTTAGAGCAGGTACTGGTCAATCAAGAAAACAGGTATGAAACAAGAATAAGCAATAAACCTATTAGTTAAATGTAAGGTTTAGCGAAAAGTAGTGAAATTGAGAATGTAACGTTTTGGAGGTTCTTGAGAAAGATGTCTCACTGTGgtagtttttaaaatgcacaactgaaactttttaaaaaaaacttttatactggccaggcacagtggctcatacctgtaatcccagcactttaggatgggGCTGAGCCACGTTGATCGCTTcagctcagtagtttgagaccaacctgcggagcatggcaaaaccctgtctctataggaaatacaaaaattagctgggtgtggtggcacatgcctgtagtcccagttactctggagggtgaggtgggaggattgcttgaacatgggaggtggaggttgcactaagccaagattgtaccactgcaccacagcctgggtgacagagcaagagtccctgtttcaaaacacaaaacaaaacaaacttattTTATGTTCAGGGACACATGTGCAGGTTATACAGGTAGTTTGCATgttgtgggggtttggtgtacagattatttcgtcacaCAGGTAGTAAGTGAAGTAACTGATAGGTAGGTTTTTGATCCTCACTCtcttctcaccctccaccctAAGGTAGGCCtcatgtctgttgttcccatctttgtgtccatatgcACTAGTGCAGGGTTTAGCTTCCACTCCAactgagaacatgaagtatttggcTTTCCGTTCCTGTAttagttcgcttaggataatggcctccaggttcACCTGTGTGACTGCAAATGatatgatctcgttctttttacggctgcatagtattccatggtgtatatgcaccacattttctttttccagtctatcactgatgggcatttccattgattccatgtctttgctactgtgaatagtgctgcgatgaacatacgcatacatgtgtctttatggtagaatgttttatattcctttgggtatatatccaataatgagattgttttcagttctttgaaaaattgTCACACTGCTTTCACAATGGCTGAAACTAAATTACATtgtcaccagcagtgtataagtgttcccttttttctaCAACCTTGCcagaatctgttattttctgactttttaatcatagccattctaactggtatgagatatCTCgtgatttcaatttgcatttctctaatgattagtgattttaGGTTTAGCATTTaggctgagcattttttcatatgcttgtcagctacatgtatgtcttcctttgaaaagtgtctgttgtgtcctttgtccacttttttttttttgagacagaatctcactctgtaacccaggctggagtgcagtgacatgaccttggctcactgcaacctctgcctcccaggttcaagcaattcttgagcctcagccttccaagtagctggcattataggtgtgcaccaccacgcctgggtaatttttgtatttttggtagagacggggttttgccacgttggccaggctggtcttgaactcctgacctcaagtgatccacctaccttggcctcccaaagtgtgccaccatgcccagctaatttttgtatttctagtagagatggggttttgccatgttggccaggtccaGTTGTAGAATATTTCTATCACTCTCAAGAACGCTTTTGAGTCTGTTAAAACAACCAGTTTTGCTTGAGCCAGAAGAGCAGCAAACCACAGCAGGTTTGCCTGAACTATGCTTTAACTAGGCAATTTCGAGAGCCCAGCTAAATGTGTCTGGATAACTGGCTTCGGtggtccactttttttttttttttgagacagagtcatgctctcttgcctaggctggagtgcaatggcacgatcatggctcactgcaacctctgcctcccaggttcaagtgagtcttttgcctcagcctcccgagcagctgggattacaggtacccaccatcatgcccagctaatttttgtacttttgtaaagacagggttttaccatgttggccaggctggtctggaactcgtgacttcaggtgatctgcctgcagaTGTtgtccttctttttatttttattttttctgagacggagtcgctctgttgcccaggctggagtgcaatggtgcgatctcaactcactgcaacctccaactccgggttcgagcgattctcctgtctcagcctccttctgagtagctgggatcacaggcacctgccaccacgcccagctaatttttgtatttttagtagagatggggtttcaccatgttggccatgctggtctcaaactcctaacctcgtgatccacccacctcggcctcccaaagtgctgggattacaggtgtgagccactgtgtctggcctagtGCTCCACTTTTTTAGCCAAgatttctccttttcccttcctttaaaTATCTCCTGGCTAACTTGTCATTCTGGATAGTTTTAGCAGCCTGTTAAGCATTTCATCCCATCTTAGAGAAATGgaataaattattaattcaaaTTTGGCTAATCTAGAAAATTGTCTCAGGGAGTTACTATGACTCAAATAAGTCTACATTCAATAGGTGGCAAATTATTCTGCTAGTGGaatatggcaaagaaaaaaatcaagattatAACAGGAACAAAGTTAAACTAGACATGACTTAGAGAAAAACTTACCTCAGAAAAAAACCCACTATATTTTGATGATGGGCTTTCTGTCTGTGAAGAACCAGAATCACTGGAGTTAACCAAATACGTTCGACTATCATGGTGTAATTTTTCAGGCAGGTGGCTTGCACAAGCCAGTTCGTTTTCTTTATTTGCCATGTCACAGCCCCCACTTCCAGGGGACTGTTTTTTTCTGTAACAAGGATTTGGAAAGGGATGATGAACTTTCTTTCTGCGATAGATCACTTTACGAAGTTTATCTGGGCTTTTCAAAGTTTGTCCAACTGTTCtgtaaaaagaatttattttcttaaatgaaaaagaacaatatgaaatcctttaaaagttttaaacagAGAATTAATAGGCTATATTTTGTGATTGTAATCCACTAAAATTcgaagtagaattttaaaaatcttaattctgAGTTGAAGaggaaagtaaaaaggaaattacaaattATCTGGAAGACAATGTAAAGGATGACATTTTAtaccaaataaaaatgaagacagacaTAATAACtagaatgcttttaaaaatgaaatattaaaggCCATTCTGGGAGTAAGAAAATCACAACATTTTCTAGAAACCTAATCTTTTCCTAACAAAGTAGCAAATAAGATTGCaagtttgtatattttaaagttcaAGCTGAagtatattaatttatttgagtaAGACAGAACACAATAGAGCAAGCCTCATGGTTTAATATACTGGTTCTCAAAAGTTTTAGTGTCAGGATGCTTTGCccccttaaaaattattaatgactcaaaataatctttttttttttttttgagatagagtcttgctctgtcgccaggctggtgtgcagtgacatgatctcggctcactgcaacctctgcctcccaggttcaagtgattctcttgcctcagcctcctgagtagctgggactacaggcgcgtgccaccacgtccaactaatttttgtatttttagtacagacagggtttcaccacgttggcaaggatgatctcaatctcttgaccttgtgatccacccgccttgacctcccaaagtgctgggaatacaggcgtgagccaccatgcccggccaaaataattttttatgtgaATAATATCTGTTGATATTTACTgtgtaaaaactaaaacaaaatttaaaaacatttgttaattcattcaaACAACAGACTAATTACATATTAATACTAACACGGACTATCTTACCAAAACcccatattttctaaaataccttgtttaaaaatgagaagaatggtactgttttacatttttatatatctcTAATATCTGATTTAACAAAAGACAGCTGGGTTCTCATTTCTGCTTCTCCATTCAGTCTATTGATATCAAATGGCATACAGCTTCTTGAAAAATTATATTGTGCCCtcaaaaaagagaatgaagacaGTCAATGTCTTAGTATTGCTATAGAAGTAATTCTGACTTCACAAATTCCATGAATGGTCTTTAGGGACCCCCAGGTCCTCAAATCACACTTTGAAAACCAGTGGTTTTGTAGAAAGTGCCTTTAGAAGTTAGGCAGATCTGAGAATGAATGTCATTCTTACCACTTTTCTAGCTATATGATTCTGAacaaatcacttaacttctctgatctTAAGTTTTCTCATCAGCTGTTAGGGGTAATGTTATCTATAGAGTAGGACCGTTGTAAGGAGCAGAGACAATATTGATGTGTTTATTAGTGCAGATACTGGCACAGAGGAGCTGTCTGACAATAAGTTAATTATTATGATGACAAAAGAGAATgcttattttttcccttaatgTCATCCTTACCCAGCTTCCATATTTGTTGTTTACCACAAACTTTAAAGAAACTCTTACCTATTTATATAAGCAGCCAACTGTTTTGGAGATTTCTTAACCTGAAAAATGAAAGTAGATAGTTGATGTTAGAAACAAATGCTCGGTGCTGCAAAGAATTATCAGCGCTCCAGCAAAAAGCTTTCTCAGTAAGGCAATTTACTTTTGCAGAAGGGTGCCACTCGCGCCTGAAGTGGTCACAAGAGTACACTGGACAAGGGAGgagaaggggttcttatccctaaTGCAGTTAGTCCCTACTGCTGTGTCATttccctattggctagggttggacaGCACAGTCTCAGCTAATTCCGATAGGCTATTTGGGTACGAGCCGGAGTGGCGGGGTGAGCAGTTTTGGCGGGAAGGATGGTTACAGAGCAGGTGACTAAGGATGACTAAGGACAGAGCAGGTGACTAAGGATGACCTAGGACTCTAAATATGTGAGTATAAAGGGTAGAAGGGGGTTGTTTACTAAAACTAAGGGCAAGGAGGTGTAAAGATCaaggaagttaaactttaaaatggagaacaaaatatAAGGACGCTGAGCATACTGACATACTGGTTCCCAGAGGAACTCAGAACTCATTGTACTTAACAATTTCCCCCTTTTGAATTTTATAGGTCTCCTCTTCAAACTTCTTTAACATGTCTTGGCTTAGGTGTTCTGCTtggttttctaaaagaaagagcTTATCAGAATACGGTGGAGGGGAACTGACAGAAGTTTTAGTAAGGGCTATTTCTATATGTCTTTGGACTAGCCTGCGGATGCAAGGTATGATGCAGCATCCAAGGATATGTACTACTGCTACAATCGCAAGGGAAGTACGGATGGAGGCTATGATCCCTTTCCATTTATCAAACCATTTTTCTAGCCACCCTGTGAAGGGGTCATTTACTTCTGAGTTTTTTGCTAACTCATTGGACAGAGCAGTTAGACCTTGCGATGCCTTTGTTATACTTTCATCAGGGGCGGTATTGTTTGGGATGAAGGTACAACATTGAGTTTTAATCATGATTCAAACTTCCCCTTTTTCTGCTAATATCAAGTTTAAGGTCATTCTATTTTCCCAAGCCATCTGGCTAGTAGGCCCTAATTGCTCAGCTATTCCTTTAACAGCATATCTAGTATAGTTAATAAactgctgttggttgtaataggtGTAATatatctaatctacatttttattaactgtcacctaccaaaatattgactcaaatccaGCAGCTATTTGATCTCAGGTCTTAAATTTATTTGGTACTCCTCATGGGActccaattgcatctaaataAATGTGGGAGTTGAAAGACCCATAACGGGCTTCCCTTGCTTTATGACATTGTGTTTTTTTAGTTTCTCTGGTTGAtaaaatgccagggtgaaagggataatCAATTGGACTAGGGCGCAAGTGACACTCGTTACTTGGCAGAGTGTCCAGCAAAGGTCTACCACAATATCACCATACATCTGCTCAGGGGTGTATAAGGGCTGACTGGTTGGTGAGCTCTTGGAAAGTCTTAAGTTCACTGCATCCTTTTAGGTCTCTAAGGGGTGCTAAGTTTCCTCTTTGTCatgagagacacaaagtgaactcAGTGTTGGGAgacggaagctggatggccctcggcTGACCTGCAGGGTGTTGAACTTCGGGATATAACAGAGAAAGAGCTTGGCACGACTTGTTACCCCAGACTGtggaatcctggaaaagagctaccatagAGCCCATGCCCGGTTGACTGGAGGACCATCATAGTGGAAAGGGGACAGTCTAGGCCTCTGGCCTGCtgtgtgcacaagcataacaattgcttttgtttaaagtGTGGATGAAATATTTAATCTAttccaaccaggcatttgcatttTGATATCCTGTCTCAGTTGCCAAAGTTTGTTTTAGGTCTTTGACTTCCACAATAGCTACCTTGGTCTTGTCATTAGATGGAGGAAGAACGATAGTTTTGTTGTGGGAGGTTCTGGAAGAAGGCTTAGGGGAAGGTGTAGGTGGTGGGGGAGCAATGAAGAGTATTTCAAAGGATTTGGGTCTGCTCCTGAAACCTCAGCCTCCATACTATAAAACCGGCTTAAAGAAGGGAACTGGCTTAGAGAAGGGGAAGAACTTAGAGGTTTGAGATAATAGCCTGTACTGGATTGCATTGGTTTAGTTGACAGAGGAAGCTGTTCctttagtaaaatgaatgtatggctTTAGGAAATTACAACTACTGGTTGGGGCAGTCTAttcttgctctttagtggtccacagaatgtTGGATCAACTATGGCATAAAAGCTTTGTATTGGGAGGGCAAGACTCTCAGTTTATACTGGAATCTTCGTCCAACTCTTCCCAAACGAACTTATCCCAGTTAACAGAATTCCAGTCTGATAAGAGCTGGGAAGGACAAAGATACTTTTCCAAAGTGGAGAGTTGCCTCTGGTTTGACACATCTCCACAGGGCATCACAAGGCAAGCATCAAAGGTAATAGTTTGGGGTGAACTTGACCTAGTTACATTAATAACAAGAGGACTGGCAATagatgggaaaaagaaagagatgcaACATAACAGGATCAAACCCATTTTAGCTTTAGCTTGTTTGGAGTTAGCCCTAGAATAGCTGTCCATGATTTTGGAGGAGGTGGTGCTCTTTTGACCtgggtgtgatgagtccatcctaTTTCTGCTGTTTTAACTGTGTTCTCAATGGTTAGAAGCACTAGGCAGGGTCCTTCCTAAGCTGGTTCGAGTTTTCTTTCCCTCCAACTTTTGACGAGGTTGTGGTCCCTAGGCTGATGTTGGTGTACTGGAAATTCTCGGGGTGGTGCCTGTGCTAAAAGACCTTTAgttctgaggcaagagaaagtggaagataaaccaaggacataatttctgagaaactgatcttttGTTTCGAACTTGGGAATGTCAGCAGTGGAGTGCGAATAGAGCAACTTATACAACATTTCATAAGGGGATAAGCCGACATC
The window above is part of the Macaca fascicularis isolate 582-1 chromosome 7, T2T-MFA8v1.1 genome. Proteins encoded here:
- the KATNBL1 gene encoding KATNB1-like protein 1 isoform X3, which gives rise to MASETHNVKKRNFCNKIEDHFIDLPRKKISNFTNKNMKEVKKSPKQLAAYINRTVGQTLKSPDKLRKVIYRRKKVHHPFPNPCYRKKQSPGSGGCDMANKENELACASHLPEKLHHDSRTYLVNSSDSGSSQTESPSSKYSGFFSEVSQDHETMAQVLFSRNMRLNVALTFWRKRSISELVAYLLRIEDLGVVVDCLPVLTNCLQEEKQYISLGCCVDLLPLVKSLLKSKFEEYVIVGLNWLQAVIKRWWSELSSKTEIISDGNIKILKQQLSGLWEQENHLTLVPGYTGNIAKDVDAYLLQLH
- the KATNBL1 gene encoding KATNB1-like protein 1 isoform X4, producing the protein MASETHNVKKRNFCNKIEDHFIDLPRKKISNFTNKNMKEVKKSPKQLAAYINRTVGQTLKSPDKLRKVIYRRKKVHHPFPNPCYRKKQSPGSGGCDMANKENELACASHLPEKLHHDSRTYLVNSSDSGSSQTESPSSKYSGFFSEVSQDHETMAQVLFSRNMRLNVALTFWRKRSISELVAYLLRIEDLGVVVDCLPVLTNCLQEEKQYISLGCCVDLLPLVKSLLKSKFEENIKILKQQLSGLWEQENHLTLVPGYTGNIAKDVDAYLLQLH
- the KATNBL1 gene encoding KATNB1-like protein 1 isoform X5, whose translation is MANKENELACASHLPEKLHHDSRTYLVNSSDSGSSQTESPSSKYSGFFSEVSQDHETMAQVLFSRNMRLNVALTFWRKRSISELVAYLLRIEDLGVVVDCLPVLTNCLQEEKQYISLGCCVDLLPLVKSLLKSKFEEYVIVGLNWLQAVIKRWWSELSSKTEIISDGNIKILKQQLSGLWEQENHLTLVPGYTGNIAKDVDAYLLQLH
- the KATNBL1 gene encoding KATNB1-like protein 1 isoform X2 encodes the protein MIKTQCCTFIPNNTAPDESITKASQGLTALSNELAKNSEVNDPFTGWLEKWFDKWKGIIASIRTSLAIVAVVHILGCCIIPCIRRLVQRHIEIALTKTSVSSPPPYSDKLFLLENQAEHLSQDMLKKFEEETYKIQKGEIVKKSPKQLAAYINRTVGQTLKSPDKLRKVIYRRKKVHHPFPNPCYRKKQSPGSGGCDMANKENELACASHLPEKLHHDSRTYLVNSSDSGSSQTESPSSKYSGFFSEVSQDHETMAQVLFSRNMRLNVALTFWRKRSISELVAYLLRIEDLGVVVDCLPVLTNCLQEEKQYISLGCCVDLLPLVKSLLKSKFEENIKILKQQLSGLWEQENHLTLVPGYTGNIAKDVDAYLLQLH
- the KATNBL1 gene encoding KATNB1-like protein 1 isoform X1, encoding MIKTQCCTFIPNNTAPDESITKASQGLTALSNELAKNSEVNDPFTGWLEKWFDKWKGIIASIRTSLAIVAVVHILGCCIIPCIRRLVQRHIEIALTKTSVSSPPPYSDKLFLLENQAEHLSQDMLKKFEEETYKIQKGEIVKKSPKQLAAYINRTVGQTLKSPDKLRKVIYRRKKVHHPFPNPCYRKKQSPGSGGCDMANKENELACASHLPEKLHHDSRTYLVNSSDSGSSQTESPSSKYSGFFSEVSQDHETMAQVLFSRNMRLNVALTFWRKRSISELVAYLLRIEDLGVVVDCLPVLTNCLQEEKQYISLGCCVDLLPLVKSLLKSKFEEYVIVGLNWLQAVIKRWWSELSSKTEIISDGNIKILKQQLSGLWEQENHLTLVPGYTGNIAKDVDAYLLQLH